A segment of the Sphingomicrobium flavum genome:
GCGATGATCGGCGGCGCGTCGATGCGCGGCGAACCCACGTTCGCACAGGCCAGCTTCACTGTCGACGAGGATGGTGCCACACTGGTCGAGACCATGATCTACCCGCGCAAGGATGATGACCGTGACCGATAGGCTGGACCAAGGCGACCTGGCGCGATTGCGCGCGCTTGCCGAGGAGGGACGTCGCCGCCCGCTCCTCGGGGGCGACGAGATGATCGTCTACGGAATCGCAATTGCCGTGGCGGCAAGCGTTCACGGCCTTATCGCGTTGCGCATCCTCGATTGGCCCGGCATGGCGATCGCGGGCACCTGGTTCGGCGTCATGCTGGTGGCGAGCTTCCTGGCGCGGTTGCGCGCGCCGCGCGGCACGAACGGGCTGGAAACCGTCAGCAGCCGGGTGGAACGCGATGTGTGGAAAGTTTCGGGCCTGTTCTTTGCCGTCCTGTCGGTCTCGCTCTTTGCGTGGGCGCTGCTGTCGGGCGACCCGGCAAATTATGTCATGCTCGCGCTGATGCCGCCCATCGTTTTTGGGGTCTATGCGATCGCGATGGCAGCGAGCGCGGCCGCAGCGCAGGCGGCGTTCTTCCGACCCTATGCCGTCCTGGCGATGGCATTCGTTTCGCTGACCGCCTTCCTCGTCGGCTCGCCATGGCAATATGGTGCGACCGCACTGGGTGCGCTGCTCGTCTCGGTGGTCCCCGGGCTGGCGCTCAAACGGCGCGAGCGGACCGATGGCTGATCCGCCGCTCGACTATAGGGCGATCGACGATGTCATCCATGGGCGCGTGCGGCTGGCGGTGATGGCCTATCTGTCGGGGGCCGAAAGCGCGGACTTCGCGACACTACGCGCCAAGACCGGGGTGACCGACGGCAATCTGTCGGTGCACCTCAGAAAGCTGGAGGATGTGGGATATGTCGCGATCGACAAGGCCTTTGTCGACCGCAAGCCCGTGACCAGTTGCACGCTGACCGACGCAGGCCGCGAGGCATGGATCGCCTATCTCGACCGCATGAAGTCGCTGCTGTTCGACGACTGATCGTCCCCGCACCCTCGCCAAAGCGCGGCGCCTTGCCGCGCGGGACCGTGACGCACGATGTGCAAGCCACTGGCAATTTGCCCGCGATTGCGCTTAGAGGTGCCTTATGGACCTATATCAGCAATTGGGGGTGCAGCGCGGGGCGAGCGAGGCCGAGATCAAGAAGGCCTATCGCAGCTTGGCCAAGCAGCTGCATCCCGACCGCAACCAGGATAATCCCAAGGCTGCCGACCGCTTCGGCAAGGTGACGCAGGCCTATGACATCCTGTCCGACAAAGGCAAACGCGCCCAATATGATGCCGGCCAGATTGACGAAGAGGGCAATCCCCGATCGCCTTTCGGCAGCGGCTTTGGCGGAGGCGGTAGTCCCTTCGGTGGCGGTGCGCGTCAAGGCGGTGGCGGCGGCGGGTTCGATCCCGGCAGTATCGATCCCGACCTTAGCGACCTGTTCGAAGGCCTGTTCGGCGGCGGCCAGCCGCGGGGTGGCCGTTCGGGCGGATTTGGCGGTTTTGGCCGGTCAAAAGCCAAGGGTACGGACCTTAGCTTTCGCCTGACAGTGCCCTTCATCGATGCCGCCAAGCGCGAGCCGCAACGGGTCAAGCTGGGATCGGGCAAGACGATCGACATGAAGCTGCCCGCAGGCGTCGAGGACGGCACCAAGATCCGCCTGAAGGGGCAGGGCGGTGACGGGCCGGGCGGCAAGGGCGATGCCATCGTCACGATCCATATCGCCAAGCATAAGTTTTTCGAACGCGATGGGCACCATATCCGGCTGGACCTGCCGATCACGCTGAAGGAAGCCGTTTTGGGGGCCAAGGTGAAGGTGCCGACGGTCGATGGTAATGTGATGATGAGCATTCCCAAAGGCTCGTCATCGGGAACAACGCTGCGTCTGAAGGGTAAGGGCTTTGTCGCCAAGAATGGCGTCAGGGGCGACCAGCTGGTACGCCTAGAGGTGCAATTGCCCAAAGGGGATGCCAAGTTGGAGACATTCGCCGAGACATGGGATGGCGGCGGCAATGTGCGGGCTGACCTAGGCTTATAGGTTGAGCGGACGCTCCCCCCATTCCCCCGAAGCCCGCCGCAAACGGCTGGCCGCCCTCCATGCGCGGTTCGGCAGCGATGCCATCCGTAAATTGCGTGAAAGCGAGCGGCCGCTCGAAATCGTGAAGCGCGTCGGCATCGGCGTCTATAATGACGGCTTCATCCATGCCGGCAACCTGGCTTACGTCTCGCTTCTGGCGCTGTTTCCCTTCATCATCCTGGCGACGGCGGTCGCGACCCTGTTCGGTCGCGGCGGGGATTCGGAAGCGGCGATCTTCACCATCCTCTCGCGCCTGCCGCCCAATGTCGCCGAGGTGCTGGCCGAGCCGCTGCTGCAGGTCTCGGACGGACGATCGGGCTCGCTTCTCTGGTTCGGCGCGCTGATCGGGATGTGGACGGCGGCCAGTTTCATCGAGACCATCCGCGAAATCCTGCGCCGCGCCTATGGCATGAAATATTCGGCACCTTTCTGGGAATATCGGCTGGCCTCGATCGGACTGATCGTTGGCTCGGTCATGCTGCTGATGCTGGCTTTTGCCACCAGCGTCACGATTTCATCGGTCGAACATATCTTTACCGAATATCTGCCCATTTCCGGCCAGGACGGGCTGGGGCTGGGGCTGTTTCGCCTGATCCCCGCGCTGACGCTGTTCGGCACCATTTACATCATCATCTTCGCACTGACCCCGCTGCGCTATCGCAAGCGGGGGTGTCGCAAATGGCCGGGCGCGCTGCTGATCACCTTATGGTGGCTTTTGACCGTGCAGTTCTTGCCGCAGGCGGTCGGGGCGTTCGGCGGCTATGGCCTGACCTATGGCAGCCTGGCGGGCGTGATGGTGGTGCTGATCTTCTTCTACATCATCGGTTTTGGCGTGGTGATCGGCGCGGAGTTGAACGCGGCCCTAGCGGATGCGGGCGATACCGCGCTAAAGGGCGAGAAATATGAGGGGCCCTATTCGGCCGAGCTGGAGGTGGAGGCCCCCGGCGAGGATGAAGACGGCAAGGCAACAAGGGAAGACACATGACGGGGATCATGAAGGGCAAACGCGGGCTCATCATGGGGCTAGCCAACAACAAGTCGCTGGCCTGGGGCATTTCGAAAAAATTGGCGGACGAAGGCGCTGAGCTCGCCTTCTCCTATATGGGTGACGCGCTTGAGAAACGGGTGCGCCCGCTGGCGCAGGAACTTGGCAGCGATTTCCTGATCGAATGCGATGTCGCCGACATGGATAATCTCGATGCCGCCTTTGCTACCCTGAAGCAGCGCTGGGACAGCCTTGATTTCGTGGTTCACGCGATCGGCTTTTCCGACAAGAATGAGCTGCGCGGCAAATATCTCGACACCAGTCTCGAGAATTTCCTGATGACCATGAACATCTCCGCCTACAGCTTTGTCGCGGTCGCCAAGCG
Coding sequences within it:
- a CDS encoding winged helix-turn-helix domain-containing protein — encoded protein: MADPPLDYRAIDDVIHGRVRLAVMAYLSGAESADFATLRAKTGVTDGNLSVHLRKLEDVGYVAIDKAFVDRKPVTSCTLTDAGREAWIAYLDRMKSLLFDD
- a CDS encoding DnaJ C-terminal domain-containing protein, coding for MDLYQQLGVQRGASEAEIKKAYRSLAKQLHPDRNQDNPKAADRFGKVTQAYDILSDKGKRAQYDAGQIDEEGNPRSPFGSGFGGGGSPFGGGARQGGGGGGFDPGSIDPDLSDLFEGLFGGGQPRGGRSGGFGGFGRSKAKGTDLSFRLTVPFIDAAKREPQRVKLGSGKTIDMKLPAGVEDGTKIRLKGQGGDGPGGKGDAIVTIHIAKHKFFERDGHHIRLDLPITLKEAVLGAKVKVPTVDGNVMMSIPKGSSSGTTLRLKGKGFVAKNGVRGDQLVRLEVQLPKGDAKLETFAETWDGGGNVRADLGL
- a CDS encoding YihY/virulence factor BrkB family protein, producing the protein MSGRSPHSPEARRKRLAALHARFGSDAIRKLRESERPLEIVKRVGIGVYNDGFIHAGNLAYVSLLALFPFIILATAVATLFGRGGDSEAAIFTILSRLPPNVAEVLAEPLLQVSDGRSGSLLWFGALIGMWTAASFIETIREILRRAYGMKYSAPFWEYRLASIGLIVGSVMLLMLAFATSVTISSVEHIFTEYLPISGQDGLGLGLFRLIPALTLFGTIYIIIFALTPLRYRKRGCRKWPGALLITLWWLLTVQFLPQAVGAFGGYGLTYGSLAGVMVVLIFFYIIGFGVVIGAELNAALADAGDTALKGEKYEGPYSAELEVEAPGEDEDGKATREDT